A genomic segment from Polyangium mundeleinium encodes:
- a CDS encoding FHA domain-containing protein yields MKPCPSCQWMLKDTDTVCNMCGASVGGGAGAPAPPPMGGAGAYAPPGPPGMGGGYPAPPPKINAGGMSPPAPVAPGAYPPPPMAGGGMPAASAFSSADVDDSPMRSPWAREAPKPAPQQPMGAPPGMPAAPQFGAPPAPGGMPFGQAPLGAPPMNAPQMPGAPSFGQPPMGQPMGQPAPTFGNPGMSAPPMAVPQMAPQMAPQMAPQMAPQMAPQMAPQMAPQMAVPQMMPPGGMGAMPAAPPRLTGPGQLGGVAPPPMVAPPPMMSPGGLGGGLGQPPMVAPQMVSPGSLSGPAGAPPAAVAPSGQRVLVGFLVTFQNDPGGSFWAIHSGRTQLGRSGGDSGVDIAVSDGSTSSRHATIHADPATGQAFVEDDNSRNGTFLNEQKLVPGDRRQLRDNDRLRLGSTTFVVKLLVS; encoded by the coding sequence ATGAAGCCCTGTCCCAGCTGTCAGTGGATGCTCAAGGACACGGACACGGTCTGCAACATGTGCGGAGCGTCCGTGGGAGGAGGCGCGGGAGCACCGGCGCCGCCCCCGATGGGTGGAGCGGGGGCCTACGCGCCTCCGGGGCCCCCAGGGATGGGCGGCGGCTACCCCGCGCCCCCGCCGAAGATCAACGCCGGTGGGATGTCGCCTCCGGCGCCCGTCGCGCCCGGCGCCTATCCGCCGCCGCCGATGGCCGGAGGCGGGATGCCGGCCGCGAGCGCGTTCTCGTCGGCCGACGTCGACGACAGCCCCATGCGCTCACCCTGGGCGCGTGAGGCGCCGAAGCCCGCGCCGCAGCAGCCGATGGGCGCGCCGCCCGGGATGCCCGCGGCTCCGCAGTTCGGCGCGCCGCCCGCGCCCGGCGGGATGCCGTTTGGCCAGGCGCCGCTCGGCGCACCGCCCATGAATGCGCCGCAGATGCCCGGCGCGCCTTCGTTCGGACAACCGCCGATGGGGCAGCCGATGGGGCAGCCGGCGCCGACGTTCGGCAATCCAGGCATGTCCGCGCCGCCGATGGCAGTGCCGCAGATGGCGCCGCAGATGGCGCCGCAGATGGCGCCGCAGATGGCGCCGCAGATGGCGCCGCAGATGGCGCCGCAGATGGCGCCGCAGATGGCCGTGCCGCAGATGATGCCGCCGGGCGGCATGGGCGCGATGCCCGCAGCGCCGCCGCGCCTGACGGGGCCGGGTCAGCTCGGCGGAGTCGCGCCGCCGCCGATGGTCGCGCCGCCGCCGATGATGTCTCCGGGCGGCCTGGGAGGCGGGCTCGGGCAGCCGCCGATGGTCGCGCCGCAGATGGTTTCGCCGGGCTCGTTGTCAGGGCCCGCGGGCGCGCCGCCGGCAGCGGTGGCGCCGTCGGGGCAACGCGTGCTCGTCGGTTTCCTCGTGACGTTCCAGAACGATCCGGGCGGGAGCTTCTGGGCGATCCACAGCGGTCGCACGCAGCTCGGCCGGAGCGGCGGGGACAGCGGCGTGGACATCGCGGTCTCGGACGGGAGCACGTCGTCGCGCCACGCCACGATCCACGCGGATCCCGCGACGGGTCAGGCGTTCGTCGAGGACGACAACTCGCGCAACGGGACGTTCTTGAACGAGCAGAAGCTCGTGCCCGGCGATCGCCGCCAGCTCCGCGACAACGATCGGCTGCGCCTCGGCAGCACGACGTTTGTCGTCAAGCTCCTGGTGTCCTGA
- the lon gene encoding endopeptidase La: MSEKKNPPSQPRSEEEVVFGDELPVLPIRNAVLFPGAVAPFDVGREKSVALVEDVDNLPGPVIAIFAQRDPSTDDPAAEDLFPVGCAARVLKALKHSSGNYSLILQGLTRIRLEGVVTMSPYMKAKIRRIEEPATEDVEAEALAMSLRDIAKQVIQLMPELPREAGSLIDSIQAPGALADLVAANLDAPVEEKAQLIETVDVKERIRKVLRLLTRQLEILKMRERINSQIKEEMGKNQREYVLRQQLKAIKEELGEDDGDQGDLDGLEDRIAKANLPTEAETVAKKQLKRLRTMQVGSAEYTVVRTYLDWILDIPWTQSTTDNLDIAAVRKVLDEDHYGLEKVKKRILEYLAVRKLKQDKKGPILCLLGPPGVGKTSLGRSIARALGRKFHRVSLGGVHDEAAIRGHRRTYVGALPGQIIQGMKKASTVNPVFMMDEVDKIGHDFRGDPSAALLEVLDPEQNNTFADHYLEIPYDLSHVMFVATANTADPIPPPLRDRMEILEIPGYTRREKLAIARQHLLPKQLSDHGLTQEQLEITDRALEEIIDRYTREAGVRSLERQIASVIRGVAVKVAEGETQKRRVDNEDDLHEFLGAPKYTSEVAERTADTGVATGLAWTSVGGEILFIEATRMYGTGKLQLTGQLGDVMKESAQAALSFVRTNALRYGIPKDFLDKSDLHIHIPAGAMPKDGPSAGVTMFTALVSLLTGLKVRHDVAMTGEITLRGRVLPIGGLKEKVLAAHRAGIKRIIVPERNRADLEEVPKEVVDELQFFFVSRMEQVLEAALESMPQPTPEGTEEARDGEKKDAEKHPTASSN; the protein is encoded by the coding sequence ATGTCGGAAAAGAAAAACCCGCCGAGTCAGCCGCGTTCCGAGGAGGAGGTGGTCTTCGGCGACGAGCTCCCGGTCCTCCCCATTCGCAACGCCGTGCTGTTTCCGGGAGCGGTCGCGCCGTTCGACGTGGGCCGTGAGAAGAGCGTCGCGCTCGTCGAGGACGTCGACAACCTTCCCGGGCCGGTGATCGCGATCTTCGCGCAGCGGGATCCGTCGACGGATGATCCCGCGGCCGAGGATCTTTTCCCGGTCGGTTGTGCGGCCCGCGTCCTCAAGGCGCTGAAGCACAGCTCCGGCAACTACTCGCTCATCCTCCAGGGCCTGACGCGGATCCGTCTCGAAGGCGTGGTCACGATGTCGCCGTACATGAAGGCGAAGATCCGTCGCATCGAGGAGCCCGCGACGGAGGACGTCGAGGCCGAAGCGCTCGCGATGAGCCTGCGCGACATCGCCAAGCAGGTCATCCAGTTGATGCCCGAGCTGCCGCGCGAGGCGGGCTCGCTCATCGACTCGATCCAGGCGCCTGGCGCGCTCGCGGATCTCGTGGCGGCGAACCTCGACGCGCCCGTCGAGGAGAAGGCGCAGCTCATCGAGACCGTGGACGTGAAGGAGCGCATCCGGAAGGTCCTGCGCCTGCTCACGCGGCAGCTCGAGATCCTCAAGATGCGCGAGCGCATCAACTCCCAGATCAAGGAGGAGATGGGCAAGAACCAGCGCGAGTACGTGCTCCGCCAGCAGCTCAAGGCGATCAAGGAGGAGCTCGGCGAGGACGACGGCGATCAGGGCGATCTCGACGGCCTGGAGGATCGCATCGCGAAGGCGAACCTGCCGACGGAGGCGGAGACCGTCGCGAAGAAGCAGCTCAAGCGCCTGCGCACGATGCAGGTGGGCTCGGCCGAGTACACCGTGGTCCGGACGTACCTCGACTGGATCCTCGACATCCCGTGGACGCAGTCGACGACGGACAACCTCGACATCGCGGCGGTGCGCAAGGTCCTCGACGAGGATCACTACGGCCTCGAGAAGGTGAAGAAGCGCATCCTCGAGTACCTCGCGGTGCGCAAGCTGAAGCAGGACAAGAAGGGACCGATCCTCTGCCTGCTCGGGCCTCCCGGCGTCGGCAAGACCTCGCTCGGGCGCAGCATCGCGCGCGCGCTGGGTCGGAAGTTCCACCGCGTCTCGCTCGGCGGCGTGCACGACGAGGCGGCGATCCGCGGCCACCGGCGCACCTACGTCGGCGCGCTGCCCGGCCAGATCATCCAGGGCATGAAGAAGGCGTCGACCGTGAACCCGGTCTTCATGATGGATGAGGTCGACAAGATCGGGCACGACTTCCGCGGCGACCCGTCCGCGGCGCTGCTCGAGGTGCTCGACCCGGAGCAGAACAACACGTTCGCCGATCACTACCTCGAGATCCCGTACGACCTGTCGCACGTGATGTTCGTGGCCACGGCGAACACGGCCGACCCGATCCCGCCTCCGCTGCGTGACCGCATGGAGATCCTCGAGATCCCGGGCTACACGCGTCGCGAAAAACTCGCGATCGCGCGGCAGCACCTCCTGCCGAAGCAGCTCTCGGATCACGGCCTCACGCAGGAGCAGCTCGAGATCACCGATCGCGCTCTCGAAGAGATCATCGATCGGTACACGCGCGAGGCGGGCGTCCGCTCGCTCGAGCGCCAGATCGCGAGCGTCATCCGCGGCGTGGCGGTGAAGGTGGCCGAGGGCGAGACGCAGAAGCGTCGCGTCGACAACGAGGACGATCTGCACGAGTTCCTCGGCGCGCCGAAGTACACGAGCGAGGTCGCCGAGCGCACGGCGGACACGGGCGTGGCCACGGGCCTCGCGTGGACGAGCGTGGGCGGCGAGATCCTCTTCATCGAGGCGACGCGCATGTACGGCACGGGCAAGCTCCAGCTCACGGGGCAGCTCGGCGACGTCATGAAGGAGAGCGCGCAGGCGGCGCTGTCGTTCGTCCGGACGAATGCCTTGCGGTACGGCATTCCGAAGGACTTCCTCGACAAGAGCGACCTGCACATCCACATCCCCGCGGGCGCGATGCCGAAGGACGGTCCGAGCGCGGGCGTGACGATGTTCACGGCGCTCGTCTCGCTCCTGACGGGCCTCAAGGTCCGGCACGACGTCGCGATGACGGGCGAGATCACGCTGCGTGGTCGCGTCCTGCCGATCGGCGGCCTCAAGGAGAAGGTGCTCGCGGCGCACCGCGCGGGGATCAAGCGCATCATCGTCCCCGAGCGCAACCGCGCGGACCTCGAAGAGGTGCCGAAGGAGGTCGTCGACGAGCTGCAGTTCTTCTTCGTGAGCCGCATGGAGCAGGTGCTCGAAGCGGCGCTCGAGTCGATGCCGCAGCCGACGCCGGAGGGGACCGAAGAGGCGCGCGACGGCGAGAAGAAGGACGCCGAGAAGCACCCCACGGCCAGCAGCAACTGA
- a CDS encoding formylglycine-generating enzyme family protein, which yields MLDPVVATLSLAAFLLHVPAAPSLDPGPTPECPSDMRLVAGTHADEVQHLCTDPRKDAKTTHCFAYFEGLTGEEGARTDIRVCMDQFEAPNRRGARPLVMQSFRMAERWCGDRGKRVCSEQEWELACEGGERRPLAYGWQVNRTQCNSDKGWRPFDARALAAGGEDEKKELEKLWQGSTSGSYLSCVSPFGIYDMMGNVEEWVATRPGRKFPGALMGGFWAKPWTGCRGTNDAHEPTFTFYETGFRCCADPGKLSETTKAQGGSDGTKDESGEAKPKPAKKKRKKRAG from the coding sequence TTGCTCGATCCGGTCGTCGCGACGTTGTCCCTCGCTGCCTTCCTGCTGCACGTCCCCGCAGCGCCTTCGCTCGATCCAGGCCCGACCCCCGAGTGCCCGAGTGACATGCGCCTCGTCGCGGGCACGCACGCCGACGAGGTGCAGCACCTCTGCACGGACCCCCGCAAGGACGCGAAGACCACGCATTGCTTCGCCTATTTCGAGGGCCTGACGGGGGAGGAAGGGGCGCGGACGGACATCCGCGTCTGCATGGATCAGTTCGAGGCCCCGAATCGGCGCGGCGCGCGCCCGCTCGTGATGCAGTCGTTCCGCATGGCCGAGCGCTGGTGCGGCGATCGAGGCAAGCGCGTGTGCAGCGAGCAGGAGTGGGAGCTCGCCTGCGAGGGCGGCGAGCGCAGGCCGCTCGCGTACGGCTGGCAGGTGAACCGGACGCAATGCAACAGCGACAAAGGCTGGCGTCCGTTCGACGCGCGGGCGCTCGCGGCCGGCGGCGAGGACGAAAAGAAGGAGCTCGAAAAGCTCTGGCAAGGGTCGACGAGCGGCTCGTACCTCAGTTGTGTCTCGCCGTTCGGCATCTACGACATGATGGGCAACGTCGAGGAGTGGGTGGCGACGCGGCCCGGACGCAAGTTCCCCGGCGCGCTCATGGGCGGGTTCTGGGCGAAGCCGTGGACGGGCTGTCGCGGCACGAACGACGCGCACGAGCCGACGTTCACGTTCTACGAGACGGGCTTCCGTTGCTGCGCCGACCCCGGCAAGCTCTCCGAGACGACGAAGGCCCAGGGCGGCAGCGACGGAACGAAGGACGAGAGCGGCGAGGCGAAGCCCAAGCCGGCGAAGAAGAAGCGCAAGAAGCGCGCGGGGTAG
- the fmt gene encoding methionyl-tRNA formyltransferase: MRALFFGTPAISVPALDALHAIAEIPLVVCQPDRPAGRGLELRAPPVKQRALELGLRVEQPLKVKTPDFARLIAETNADVALVIAYGRILPKAVLDAPRRGCMNLHASILPKYRGAAPITWAIVNGERETGVCLMQMDEGMDTGPVYATHRIPIGEDTTADELYVELGELAARVVREDLARAVAGDLVAAPQDHAAATMAPMLEKEHGRIDWSKPARAVHDHVRGMTSWPGAFTTCAGKGLKVLATRVATEQGVRGAPGTITAADKWGVEVACGAGAITLVRGQLEGRKPLSAQELVAGRALTKGMILGA, encoded by the coding sequence GTGCGCGCCCTCTTCTTCGGCACCCCCGCCATCTCCGTCCCTGCGCTCGACGCGCTCCACGCCATCGCCGAGATTCCGCTCGTCGTTTGCCAGCCCGATCGCCCTGCTGGCCGCGGCCTCGAGCTGCGCGCGCCGCCCGTCAAACAGCGCGCCCTCGAGCTCGGCCTGCGCGTCGAGCAACCACTCAAGGTCAAGACACCGGATTTCGCCCGCCTCATCGCCGAGACGAACGCCGACGTCGCGCTCGTCATCGCGTATGGCCGCATCTTGCCGAAGGCCGTGCTCGACGCGCCTCGCCGCGGCTGCATGAACCTGCACGCCTCGATCCTGCCCAAGTACCGCGGCGCAGCCCCGATCACGTGGGCCATCGTGAACGGCGAGCGCGAGACGGGCGTCTGCCTCATGCAGATGGACGAGGGCATGGATACGGGCCCCGTCTACGCCACGCACCGGATCCCGATCGGCGAGGACACGACCGCCGACGAGCTGTACGTCGAGCTCGGCGAACTCGCGGCGCGGGTCGTGCGGGAAGATCTCGCGCGCGCGGTGGCCGGGGACCTCGTCGCGGCGCCGCAGGATCACGCGGCGGCGACGATGGCGCCGATGCTGGAGAAGGAGCACGGCCGCATCGATTGGTCGAAGCCGGCACGCGCGGTGCACGATCACGTCCGCGGCATGACCTCGTGGCCCGGCGCGTTCACGACGTGCGCGGGCAAAGGGCTGAAGGTGCTCGCCACGCGCGTGGCCACCGAGCAAGGCGTGCGCGGCGCGCCCGGCACCATCACGGCCGCGGACAAATGGGGCGTGGAGGTCGCGTGTGGCGCGGGCGCGATCACGCTCGTGCGCGGGCAACTCGAAGGACGGAAGCCTCTGTCCGCGCAGGAGCTCGTCGCCGGTCGTGCCCTCACGAAGGGCATGATCCTCGGCGCTTGA
- a CDS encoding aldehyde dehydrogenase family protein, which translates to MLVGGQFVRSESGRYIQVADPMSLGGTKENVPWASRKDVRDAVVVARGAWEGWSGRTAYNRGQILYRLAEMLEARQGELARALERGGLEASRAAAETAAAIDRVVSYAGWADKYQSLFSSLNPVAGPHFNFTVPESMGVVGVVAPARPALLGLLGAVLPIITAGNTVLVLASEADPRTALVLGEALATSDLPGGVINVLTGRAAELLPHLAKHMEVAALDLHEVTPELARKAEEAAIVNVKRVRTRSIDEAAWFDAESATSPRWIERFVEMKTIWHPSGV; encoded by the coding sequence ATGCTGGTCGGCGGGCAGTTCGTTCGATCGGAGTCGGGCAGGTACATCCAGGTGGCGGATCCGATGAGCCTCGGAGGGACGAAGGAAAACGTGCCGTGGGCGTCCCGCAAGGACGTGCGCGACGCGGTCGTCGTGGCGCGCGGCGCGTGGGAGGGGTGGTCCGGCCGGACCGCCTACAACCGCGGGCAGATCCTCTACCGGCTCGCGGAGATGCTCGAAGCGCGGCAGGGCGAGCTCGCGCGCGCGCTCGAGCGCGGCGGCCTCGAAGCGTCGCGCGCGGCGGCGGAGACGGCGGCCGCGATCGATCGCGTGGTCTCGTACGCGGGCTGGGCGGACAAGTACCAGAGCTTGTTCTCGAGCTTGAATCCGGTCGCTGGGCCGCACTTCAACTTCACGGTGCCCGAGTCGATGGGCGTGGTCGGCGTCGTCGCCCCCGCGCGGCCGGCGCTCCTCGGGCTCCTCGGCGCGGTGCTGCCGATCATCACGGCGGGCAACACGGTCCTCGTGCTCGCGAGCGAGGCGGATCCCCGCACGGCGCTCGTGCTCGGCGAGGCGCTCGCGACGAGTGATTTGCCGGGCGGCGTGATCAACGTGCTGACGGGCCGCGCGGCCGAGCTGCTCCCGCACCTCGCGAAGCACATGGAGGTGGCGGCGCTCGATCTGCACGAGGTGACGCCGGAGCTCGCGCGCAAGGCGGAGGAGGCGGCCATCGTGAACGTGAAGCGCGTGCGGACGCGATCGATCGACGAGGCGGCCTGGTTCGACGCGGAGAGCGCGACGAGCCCGCGCTGGATCGAGCGCTTCGTCGAGATGAAGACGATCTGGCATCCCTCGGGCGTGTAG
- a CDS encoding aldehyde dehydrogenase family protein: MTAKETIASATNGETHAAPSSPAARAALDFGKAWTYAPAPEAADHVRIDPRYELFIGGKWVAPSSGKYFETVSPSTEQKLAEVAEANERDVDLAVKAARVAYEKYWSKLSGIERGKYVYRIARVIQEKARELAIVETMDGGKPIKESRDVDLPLVAAHFFYYAGWADKLAYAFPGRSPRPLGVAGQVIPWNFPLLMAAWKLAPALAAGNTCVLKPAETTPLTALLLAKIIEECDLPPGVVNIVTGAGATGAALVAHPDVDKVAFTGSTDVGKRIQKALSGTKKKLTLELGGKAANIVFADAPLDQAVEGIISGIFFNQGHVCCAGSRLLVEEGAFEPLLQKLRDRMQTLRVGDPLDKNTDVGAINSKMQLDKIRELVEAGEREGASRFSTPCELPARGYWFAPTLFTGVSQSHRIAREEIFGPVLAVMTFRTPDEAIEKANNTMYGLSAGVWTDKGSKSFWVSQRLRAGVVWANTYNKFDPSSPFGGYKESGFGREGGRQGLLPYLEVD; the protein is encoded by the coding sequence ATGACCGCCAAGGAAACGATCGCCTCTGCGACGAACGGCGAGACCCACGCGGCCCCGTCGTCGCCCGCAGCGCGCGCCGCGCTCGATTTCGGCAAGGCGTGGACCTACGCGCCCGCGCCCGAGGCCGCTGATCACGTACGGATCGATCCGCGTTACGAGCTCTTCATCGGCGGCAAATGGGTCGCGCCGTCGTCGGGCAAGTACTTCGAGACCGTGAGCCCCTCGACCGAGCAGAAGCTCGCCGAGGTCGCCGAGGCCAACGAGCGCGACGTGGATCTCGCCGTGAAGGCAGCGCGCGTGGCGTATGAAAAATACTGGTCGAAGCTCTCCGGGATCGAGCGCGGCAAGTACGTCTACCGCATCGCGCGGGTGATCCAGGAGAAGGCGCGCGAGCTCGCCATCGTCGAGACGATGGACGGCGGCAAGCCCATCAAGGAGTCGCGCGACGTCGACCTGCCGCTCGTGGCGGCGCATTTCTTTTATTACGCGGGCTGGGCCGACAAGCTCGCGTACGCCTTCCCGGGTCGCTCGCCGCGCCCGCTCGGCGTCGCGGGGCAGGTGATCCCCTGGAACTTCCCGCTGCTCATGGCCGCGTGGAAGCTCGCGCCTGCGCTCGCGGCGGGCAACACGTGCGTGCTCAAGCCCGCGGAGACGACGCCGCTCACGGCGCTCTTGCTCGCGAAGATCATCGAGGAGTGTGATCTGCCGCCGGGCGTGGTGAACATCGTGACGGGCGCGGGCGCGACGGGCGCGGCGCTCGTCGCGCATCCGGACGTGGACAAGGTCGCGTTCACGGGATCCACGGACGTCGGCAAGCGCATCCAGAAGGCGCTGTCGGGCACGAAGAAGAAGCTCACGCTCGAGCTCGGCGGCAAAGCGGCGAACATCGTGTTCGCGGATGCGCCGCTCGATCAGGCGGTCGAAGGGATCATCTCGGGCATCTTCTTCAACCAGGGGCACGTCTGCTGCGCGGGCTCGCGCCTGCTCGTGGAGGAGGGCGCGTTCGAGCCGCTCTTGCAGAAGCTCCGCGATCGCATGCAGACGCTGCGCGTGGGCGATCCGCTCGACAAGAACACGGACGTCGGCGCGATCAACTCGAAGATGCAGCTCGACAAGATCCGCGAGCTCGTCGAGGCGGGGGAGCGCGAGGGCGCGTCGCGCTTCTCGACGCCGTGCGAGCTGCCGGCGCGTGGCTACTGGTTCGCGCCGACGCTCTTCACGGGCGTCTCGCAGTCGCACCGCATCGCGCGCGAGGAGATCTTCGGGCCGGTGCTCGCCGTGATGACCTTCCGCACGCCCGACGAGGCGATCGAGAAGGCGAACAACACGATGTACGGCCTCAGCGCGGGCGTCTGGACCGACAAGGGCTCGAAGAGCTTCTGGGTCTCGCAGCGGCTGCGCGCGGGGGTCGTCTGGGCGAACACGTACAACAAGTTCGATCCGAGCTCTCCGTTCGGTGGTTACAAGGAGAGCGGCTTTGGCCGCGAGGGCGGCCGGCAAGGGCTCTTGCCGTATCTCGAGGTGGACTGA
- the deoC gene encoding deoxyribose-phosphate aldolase, protein MAAEGGNGKAGPSGARTYPDFSAPTVDKVMVEERAAALGKRSIKKEAKVAGLLLSIAMMDLTTLEGKDSPGKVTQLCQKAMRPSASPEVPPCAAICVYPKLVPVAKRALAGSSVKVASVATAFPSGLSALDVKLEDVRRAVAWGADEIDMVIDRGALLAGEKTRIFDEIAATKEACGQAHLKVILETGELGTYDLVREASQIAMLAGADFIKTSTGKVTPAATPAVTLVMLEAIRDFFYATGKRIGMKPAGGIRTAKQALHYLVLVKETLGDAWLTPDLFRLGASTLLNDVLMQLEKERTGAYQSGDYFSKD, encoded by the coding sequence ATGGCTGCAGAAGGCGGCAATGGCAAGGCGGGGCCGAGCGGGGCGCGGACGTACCCCGACTTCTCGGCGCCCACCGTGGACAAGGTGATGGTCGAGGAGCGCGCGGCGGCCCTCGGCAAGCGCAGCATCAAGAAGGAGGCGAAGGTCGCGGGGCTCTTGCTCTCCATCGCGATGATGGATCTCACGACCCTCGAAGGGAAGGACTCGCCGGGCAAGGTCACGCAGCTCTGCCAGAAGGCGATGCGGCCCTCCGCCTCGCCCGAGGTGCCGCCGTGTGCTGCGATCTGCGTGTACCCGAAGCTCGTCCCCGTGGCGAAGCGCGCGCTTGCTGGATCGAGCGTGAAGGTCGCGAGCGTGGCGACGGCGTTCCCGAGCGGGCTCTCGGCGCTCGACGTGAAGCTCGAAGACGTCCGGCGCGCCGTCGCGTGGGGCGCTGACGAGATCGACATGGTCATCGATCGCGGCGCCCTGCTCGCGGGCGAGAAGACGCGCATCTTCGACGAGATCGCCGCCACGAAAGAGGCGTGCGGACAAGCGCACCTCAAGGTGATCCTGGAGACCGGCGAGCTCGGCACGTACGACCTCGTGCGCGAGGCGAGCCAGATTGCGATGCTCGCGGGCGCGGACTTCATCAAGACCTCGACGGGCAAGGTCACGCCGGCTGCGACGCCCGCCGTGACGCTCGTGATGCTGGAGGCGATCCGCGATTTCTTCTACGCGACGGGCAAGCGGATCGGCATGAAGCCGGCCGGCGGGATCCGCACGGCGAAGCAGGCGCTTCATTACCTCGTGCTCGTGAAGGAGACGCTCGGGGATGCCTGGCTCACGCCGGATCTCTTCCGCCTCGGCGCGTCCACGTTGCTCAACGACGTGCTCATGCAGCTCGAGAAGGAGCGCACGGGCGCCTACCAGTCAGGCGATTACTTCAGCAAGGACTGA
- a CDS encoding alpha/beta fold hydrolase encodes MQSGSGLVFVNGIRLYIHRFQPASARPSGLTVLLLHGYLDSGATWDLVAEPLARAGHDVLAPDLRGFGESDSVGAGGYYHFPDYVSDLSSLLDILAPKRLALVGHSMGGTIAALFAGARPQRVDQLVLLEGLGAPASEPSTAVDRMRTWLDDMRSLDRTPRPVGSFDEALDRLARRHPQVPRAILESRARLLTRTHSGRLSWAYDSMHRTTAPVPFHLESFKCFLRRITAPTLYMSGGVNGLRLPDEAERLACIPNTLHVDLPDAGHMMHWTAPETLAERLLRFFATPPESRPPPPR; translated from the coding sequence GTGCAGAGCGGGTCGGGCCTCGTCTTCGTCAATGGAATCCGCCTCTACATCCACCGCTTCCAGCCAGCCAGCGCACGCCCGAGCGGCCTGACGGTCCTGCTTCTCCACGGATACCTGGACTCGGGCGCCACGTGGGATCTCGTGGCCGAGCCCCTCGCGCGCGCCGGGCACGACGTCCTCGCGCCCGATCTGCGCGGGTTCGGCGAGAGCGACTCCGTCGGCGCCGGCGGCTACTACCATTTCCCCGATTACGTCAGCGACCTCTCGTCGCTGCTCGACATCCTCGCGCCGAAGCGTCTCGCCCTCGTGGGCCACTCGATGGGCGGCACGATCGCCGCGCTCTTCGCCGGCGCAAGGCCCCAGCGCGTCGACCAGCTCGTGCTGCTCGAAGGCCTCGGCGCGCCCGCCTCCGAGCCGAGCACGGCCGTCGATCGCATGCGCACCTGGCTCGACGACATGCGCTCGCTCGATCGCACGCCGCGCCCCGTGGGCTCGTTCGACGAAGCCCTCGATCGTCTCGCACGCAGGCACCCGCAGGTCCCGCGCGCGATCCTCGAGAGCCGCGCGCGCCTGCTCACGCGCACCCACTCGGGCCGTTTGTCGTGGGCCTACGATTCGATGCACCGCACGACAGCGCCGGTCCCGTTCCACCTCGAGTCCTTCAAGTGCTTTCTCCGCCGCATCACAGCGCCCACGCTCTACATGAGCGGCGGCGTGAACGGCCTGCGCTTGCCCGACGAGGCCGAGCGGCTCGCCTGCATCCCGAACACGCTGCACGTCGACCTGCCCGACGCCGGCCACATGATGCACTGGACCGCGCCCGAGACGCTCGCCGAGCGGCTGCTGCGTTTCTTCGCCACGCCGCCCGAGAGCCGGCCCCCCCCGCCGCGCTGA
- a CDS encoding pentapeptide repeat-containing protein, translating into MAEITRKELVLALIAAGDHPRLMGVDLSGLDLSGLALHRANLARANLAGANLIMANLFGANLKGANLKGANLTRADLEGAYLAGANLSGAILVDAILTEANLTDAILDGANLTRAVLDDVKGYRASSD; encoded by the coding sequence GTGGCCGAAATCACCCGCAAAGAGCTGGTCCTCGCCCTCATCGCCGCCGGGGATCACCCGCGGCTGATGGGCGTCGACCTGTCCGGGCTCGATCTCTCCGGCCTCGCGCTCCACCGCGCAAACCTGGCCCGCGCAAATCTCGCCGGCGCAAACCTGATCATGGCGAACCTCTTCGGCGCAAACCTGAAAGGCGCAAACCTGAAGGGCGCAAACCTGACCCGCGCCGATCTCGAAGGAGCATACCTCGCCGGCGCGAACCTCTCCGGCGCGATCCTCGTCGACGCGATCCTCACGGAAGCGAACCTGACGGACGCGATCCTCGACGGCGCCAATCTGACGCGCGCCGTTCTCGACGACGTGAAGGGGTACCGCGCCTCCTCCGATTGA